In Chondrocystis sp. NIES-4102, the following proteins share a genomic window:
- the parA gene encoding plasmid partitioning protein ParA — protein MSEQKKQVLAVANIKGGVGKTTTSLHLAKWLLIANPEKKLLFINASSQLGANCWAKDLGIDYIQETNTELMLSTIDNSNVDIVVIDLPGESESVKDALDVCDRVLIPIQASTLDLTDTLSIIRIIKRKMTIRKDLGVGFFLSLVETNTTSFKQASEYFLKNKIKLLTPISNLQIIRKAPQYGKTVFDMGASGKRAAQDYHKLFQEFTI, from the coding sequence ATGAGTGAACAGAAAAAACAAGTCTTAGCGGTTGCTAATATTAAAGGTGGAGTAGGCAAAACTACAACTAGTTTGCATCTAGCTAAATGGCTACTAATAGCAAATCCTGAAAAAAAATTGCTCTTTATTAATGCCTCATCTCAACTAGGAGCTAATTGCTGGGCTAAGGACTTAGGAATTGACTATATTCAAGAGACTAATACAGAATTAATGTTATCTACGATTGATAATTCAAATGTTGATATCGTAGTAATAGATCTTCCTGGTGAATCAGAATCAGTGAAAGATGCGTTAGATGTCTGTGATCGAGTATTAATACCAATTCAAGCTTCAACTTTGGATTTAACCGATACATTATCAATTATCCGCATTATCAAGAGAAAAATGACGATTAGGAAAGATTTAGGTGTAGGATTCTTTTTAAGTTTAGTAGAAACTAATACTACTAGTTTCAAGCAAGCATCGGAATACTTTTTAAAAAATAAAATAAAACTATTAACGCCGATTAGTAATTTACAAATCATTCGTAAAGCACCTCAATACGGCAAAACAGTGTTTGATATGGGTGCTTCTGGAAAAAGAGCAGCACAAGACTATCATAAATTATTTCAAGAATTTACGATATAA